From Brevibacillus marinus, a single genomic window includes:
- a CDS encoding acetoin utilization protein AcuC produces MSRRSRLIYSPDYTNYYFHDEHPFNQRRLLVTYDLIKSFDLLAAEHVLPPRHATDDELALIHDRGYIEAVRAQGHSTAELPLSASYGLGSEDVPFFPGMHEAASLIVGGTLQAVNAVMNGEADHAFNPAGGLHHALRGRASGFCIYNDCSVAIAYLRKYYDARVLYVDTDAHHGDGVQWAFYDDPNVLTISLHETGKYLFPGTGKLTERGQGEGYGYSINVPLDAFTEDDSFLEVYQQLVPQVAKAFKPDVIVTQNGCDAHAYDPLTHLSCTMRIYQEIPRLAHQLAHELCDGRWIAVGGGGYDIWRVVPRAWTLLWSEMSDQPLGDVPLPEEWRRRWQEQSPFVLPTRLLDARESFPPIPRRREITETNRLTLERALLFAPHQ; encoded by the coding sequence GTGAGCCGCCGTTCCCGGCTAATCTACTCCCCTGACTACACCAACTATTACTTTCACGACGAGCATCCATTTAACCAGCGCCGACTGTTGGTAACCTACGATCTAATCAAATCGTTTGACCTGCTCGCCGCTGAGCACGTGCTGCCTCCCCGACATGCGACGGACGACGAGCTGGCCCTGATCCACGACCGCGGCTACATCGAAGCCGTCCGGGCGCAAGGCCACAGCACGGCGGAACTGCCGCTGTCCGCCAGCTACGGCTTGGGGAGCGAAGACGTTCCCTTTTTCCCCGGGATGCACGAAGCCGCTTCCCTCATCGTCGGCGGTACCCTGCAGGCGGTCAACGCGGTGATGAACGGAGAAGCCGATCACGCTTTCAACCCCGCAGGCGGGCTGCATCACGCCTTGCGGGGACGCGCCTCGGGCTTTTGCATCTACAACGATTGTTCCGTGGCGATCGCCTACCTGCGCAAATACTATGACGCGCGCGTGCTGTATGTAGATACGGACGCCCATCACGGAGACGGCGTCCAGTGGGCCTTTTACGATGATCCCAACGTGCTGACCATTTCCCTCCACGAAACGGGGAAATACCTCTTTCCGGGCACGGGAAAACTGACGGAGCGCGGGCAAGGCGAAGGGTACGGCTATTCCATCAACGTTCCTTTGGATGCGTTTACAGAGGACGACTCGTTTCTGGAAGTGTACCAGCAGCTGGTTCCGCAGGTGGCGAAGGCATTCAAACCGGACGTCATCGTCACCCAGAATGGCTGTGACGCACACGCCTACGACCCGCTGACCCACCTCTCCTGTACGATGCGGATTTACCAGGAGATCCCCCGGCTTGCCCACCAGTTGGCGCACGAACTGTGCGACGGCCGCTGGATCGCGGTCGGCGGGGGCGGGTACGACATCTGGCGGGTCGTGCCGCGGGCCTGGACGCTCTTGTGGAGCGAAATGTCCGATCAACCGTTGGGTGATGTTCCCCTGCCTGAGGAATGGCGCCGTCGCTGGCAGGAGCAAAGCCCGTTTGTGCTGCCCACCCGCTTGCTCGATGCGCGTGAGTCGTTTCCGCCGATTCCGCGGCGGCGAGAAATCACGGAAACCAACCGGTTGACATTGGAACGGGCCCTTTTGTTCGCCCCGCATCAATGA
- a CDS encoding GNAT family N-acetyltransferase, which translates to MIHTKRYAQRKLTVCGHELLIEGPVTPEALAALRFDEGLTAFREPAEQHRALVEIAGLPEGRIIIAREDDLVLAYVTFLHPDPMERWSEAKLDDLLELGAIEVSPRVRSGGVGKAMLELAFSDDAMEDYIVISTEYYWHWDLKGTGLDVWQYRKVMEKLMGSVGMLWMATDDPEICSHPANCLMVRIGKRVKPESIAAFDEIRFRYRHMY; encoded by the coding sequence ATGATTCACACAAAACGCTACGCACAGCGTAAGCTGACAGTATGCGGGCACGAGTTGCTCATCGAAGGTCCGGTCACACCGGAAGCGCTCGCCGCGCTGCGGTTCGACGAAGGGCTTACCGCCTTTCGCGAGCCGGCAGAACAGCATCGCGCGCTGGTGGAAATCGCTGGTCTGCCGGAGGGCAGAATCATCATCGCCCGCGAGGACGACCTCGTGCTGGCCTATGTCACCTTTCTTCATCCCGATCCCATGGAGCGCTGGTCAGAGGCGAAACTGGACGATCTGCTTGAGTTGGGAGCAATCGAAGTAAGCCCGCGGGTGCGGTCCGGCGGCGTCGGCAAGGCCATGCTGGAACTCGCTTTCTCTGATGACGCCATGGAAGATTACATCGTCATCTCGACGGAGTACTACTGGCACTGGGATCTGAAAGGAACCGGTTTGGATGTATGGCAATACCGCAAAGTAATGGAAAAGCTGATGGGCAGCGTGGGAATGCTCTGGATGGCGACAGATGATCCGGAGATCTGCTCCCATCCGGCCAACTGCCTGATGGTGCGGATTGGCAAACGGGTGAAACCGGAAAGTATCGCCGCGTTTGACGAGATACGCTTCCGGTATCGCCACATGTACTAG
- a CDS encoding penicillin-binding protein 1A, which yields MEKKQSAAGQQTQRKRKRRQKKHPAILVLQLFLLFGAMGVCLAGGTLTGYVASLVKDEPVRSRAEYEEKIFSNPLTGFAYYNDGSLIGQLRAEQDRHLVKLSEVSRHLINAIIATEDKHFYDHPGIVLQSTLRGAFQDLTNQPVVTGGSTLTQQLIKITVLSTEVSHERKVKEIFNALRLERMFSKDQILEAYLNEMYFGKSANGSNIYGVKAAAKGIFDKDVGDLSLAEASYIAGMLQSPAAYIPFEEDGYRRGKERQKIVLDRMLENQFITQEEYDEALNTDLRPLLAKPTARAYSEHPYLMMEVEERAAQALLDRELEQSGRDKESISDSEYRQLLQDKRREILRNGYHIYTTIDKRINDIMESIASNPENFGKNASYTVRLSNGEQKKITDALEEVGAMMIDNDTGAILGMIGGRDFRVEQTNHATVPRQPGSAMKPLAAYAPAFELGLLQPASPIDDSPLILADGTKGSHLPANWDNKYRGIISAREALRMSWNVPAIKTYLKVTIPTALEYVKKMGVTTLVDSDYHAATGVIGGLAYGLTVEEITNAYATFANQGTFVDAYMIERIEDSQGNVIYQHERKPDAVYSEETAYLMTDMMRTVVNSGTGTAVRRHIPRSVDVAGKTGTTNDSNDLWFVGYTPEVSMGVWIGYDVPHPLPGSASSRPMDIWGKIMKQVLALEPAILDRNARFAKPNGVVSFTVDSKSGLLPSELSKEAGHLITDLFNREFIPTKQDDLHQKARVVVYNGKRYLAKEGTPSDFVQEGIFFRSPEPLNVSEAQIRQLNGRVATHPLDWEQRLPEEEDPRTEQSGPPDTPLDLTVSRQDVKVQLRWKSTGEPDLLGYRVYRAGADGLFSHIATVKDAQTTSFTDEAGAAGPYAYYVTSVDVAGQESPASAIVTTGADGWVPAAPPGSNNPALPLPDSPGGLPPGTSVPADPNGGNPPDLPAPGPNVTLPTPPTNVSAENRPDGVMLSWQAGDSAATVIAYNIYYSEQRDGPYKLLDTTVSTSYLSTLGDRSGWYYITAVTSNGESAPSQKVSGKP from the coding sequence ATGGAGAAGAAGCAATCGGCTGCCGGCCAACAGACGCAGCGCAAACGGAAGAGGCGTCAGAAAAAGCATCCTGCGATCCTTGTCCTGCAGCTGTTTCTGCTCTTTGGCGCGATGGGCGTGTGCCTGGCGGGGGGGACGTTGACCGGCTACGTCGCTTCCCTCGTCAAGGACGAGCCTGTTCGCAGCCGCGCCGAGTATGAAGAAAAAATCTTCAGCAATCCCTTGACCGGATTTGCTTACTACAACGACGGCAGCTTGATCGGGCAGCTGCGAGCCGAGCAGGATCGCCACCTGGTCAAACTATCCGAGGTTTCCCGCCACTTGATCAACGCGATTATCGCAACAGAGGACAAGCACTTTTACGATCATCCGGGGATCGTCCTGCAGTCGACACTGCGCGGAGCCTTTCAAGATTTGACCAATCAGCCGGTTGTCACCGGCGGCAGCACCCTGACGCAGCAGTTGATCAAGATCACGGTTCTCTCCACGGAAGTGAGCCACGAGCGCAAGGTAAAGGAAATTTTTAACGCCCTGCGTCTGGAACGCATGTTTTCCAAAGACCAGATCCTGGAGGCGTATCTGAACGAGATGTACTTCGGCAAGAGCGCCAATGGCTCCAACATCTACGGCGTGAAAGCGGCCGCCAAGGGGATCTTTGACAAAGACGTGGGCGACTTGAGCCTGGCCGAAGCTTCGTACATAGCGGGCATGCTGCAAAGTCCGGCTGCCTACATTCCCTTTGAAGAGGACGGTTACCGCAGGGGCAAGGAACGGCAAAAGATCGTGCTCGACCGCATGCTGGAGAACCAGTTTATTACGCAGGAAGAGTACGACGAGGCGCTGAACACGGATTTGCGTCCTCTCCTGGCCAAGCCGACGGCGCGCGCCTACAGCGAACATCCGTACTTGATGATGGAAGTGGAAGAGCGGGCCGCCCAGGCACTGCTCGATCGCGAACTGGAACAGAGCGGGCGCGACAAGGAGAGCATCAGCGACAGCGAATACCGGCAGCTGCTGCAGGACAAGCGGCGGGAAATCCTGCGCAACGGTTACCATATCTATACCACGATTGACAAGCGGATAAACGACATCATGGAGTCGATCGCCAGCAATCCGGAAAACTTCGGCAAAAACGCGTCCTATACGGTGCGTCTCAGCAACGGCGAGCAAAAAAAGATCACCGACGCGCTGGAAGAAGTGGGGGCGATGATGATCGACAACGACACAGGCGCCATCCTGGGCATGATCGGCGGCCGCGACTTCCGCGTGGAGCAGACCAATCACGCCACCGTACCGCGCCAACCCGGTTCGGCGATGAAGCCGCTGGCCGCGTACGCTCCCGCATTTGAATTGGGATTGCTGCAGCCTGCTTCGCCCATCGACGATTCACCGCTGATTTTGGCCGACGGCACAAAGGGAAGCCACCTGCCGGCAAACTGGGACAACAAGTACCGCGGGATCATCAGCGCGCGTGAAGCGCTCCGCATGTCCTGGAACGTGCCCGCGATCAAGACGTACCTGAAGGTAACCATTCCGACCGCCTTGGAATACGTGAAGAAGATGGGGGTCACGACCCTGGTCGACAGCGACTACCATGCCGCGACCGGCGTGATCGGCGGTCTCGCTTACGGCTTGACCGTGGAAGAAATCACCAATGCTTACGCCACCTTTGCCAACCAGGGCACGTTCGTCGACGCTTACATGATCGAGCGCATTGAAGACAGCCAGGGGAACGTCATTTACCAGCACGAGCGGAAGCCGGATGCCGTGTACAGCGAAGAAACCGCCTACCTGATGACGGACATGATGCGCACGGTGGTCAATTCCGGGACAGGTACGGCGGTCCGCCGCCACATTCCGCGCAGTGTCGACGTCGCGGGGAAAACGGGAACGACCAACGATTCCAACGACCTCTGGTTTGTCGGGTATACGCCGGAAGTGTCAATGGGCGTGTGGATTGGCTACGATGTCCCCCATCCGCTGCCCGGTTCAGCCAGTTCGCGTCCCATGGACATCTGGGGCAAAATCATGAAACAGGTTCTCGCCTTGGAACCGGCGATCCTTGACCGCAACGCGCGATTTGCCAAGCCAAACGGAGTTGTCAGCTTCACCGTTGACAGCAAATCGGGACTTTTGCCGAGCGAATTGTCGAAAGAGGCGGGGCACCTGATCACGGACTTGTTTAACCGAGAATTTATTCCGACTAAACAGGACGACCTGCACCAAAAGGCGCGCGTTGTGGTGTACAACGGCAAACGCTACCTGGCCAAGGAAGGTACGCCGAGCGATTTCGTGCAGGAGGGAATCTTTTTCCGCAGTCCCGAGCCGTTAAACGTTTCGGAGGCGCAGATCAGACAGCTCAACGGACGCGTAGCCACTCATCCGTTGGACTGGGAGCAGCGCTTGCCGGAAGAGGAAGATCCGCGGACGGAACAAAGCGGTCCCCCCGACACGCCGCTTGATTTGACCGTGTCACGCCAGGACGTGAAGGTGCAGCTCCGTTGGAAATCAACCGGCGAACCCGATCTGCTCGGGTACCGCGTCTACCGGGCCGGTGCCGACGGGTTGTTCAGCCACATCGCTACGGTCAAGGATGCGCAGACGACGTCCTTTACCGATGAAGCGGGCGCTGCGGGTCCGTACGCTTACTACGTCACTTCCGTCGATGTCGCCGGGCAGGAATCGCCCGCTTCGGCGATCGTCACCACCGGTGCAGACGGATGGGTACCGGCTGCGCCGCCCGGCAGCAACAACCCGGCTCTGCCGCTGCCGGACAGCCCCGGCGGCTTACCGCCAGGCACATCCGTACCGGCTGATCCTAACGGCGGCAATCCGCCCGACTTGCCCGCACCAGGGCCAAACGTCACGCTTCCTACGCCGCCGACAAATGTCAGCGCGGAAAACAGGCCGGACGGGGTCATGCTGTCATGGCAGGCGGGCGACAGTGCCGCAACCGTCATCGCGTACAACATCTACTACAGCGAGCAGCGGGATGGGCCCTACAAACTGCTGGACACCACCGTATCCACATCCTATCTCAGCACGTTGGGCGATCGCTCTGGCTGGTACTACATCACAGCCGTCACCAGCAACGGCGAATCAGCGCCGTCGCAGAAAGTGAGCGGCAAACCGTAA
- the tyrS gene encoding tyrosine--tRNA ligase, with amino-acid sequence MTTSGTQAWNREPYTLTEEQKREVERQLAVIRRGVVEIVPEEELRHKLERFVVTGKPLKIKLGLDPSAPDIHVGHTVVLQKLKQFQELGHTIQLLIGDFTGRIGDPTGKSETRKQLTEEQVKENAKSYLEQFGKVLDTDKVEVHYNSSWLAPLNFADIIQLAAKSTVARMLERDDFAKRYASGQPISLHEFFYPLMQGYDSVALGCDVELGGTDQKFNLLMGRQLQKEYGQEQQVIITMPLLEGLDGVQKMSKSLGNYIGVNEPPQEIYGKTMSVPDELMLKYYELVTDLPQAELERLKQGLADGSLHPRDAKMKLARTLVRLFHGEQAAEEAEHHFRTVFQQRALPEDIPEVTLRVADYPEGEALVVNLLHDLQLVASKGEARRMIQQGAVKLNQEKVDDINQAIRLQDGLIVQVGKRKFAKIKLG; translated from the coding sequence ATGACAACCAGCGGTACACAAGCGTGGAACAGAGAGCCGTACACGTTGACGGAAGAACAGAAGCGGGAGGTGGAGCGGCAGCTCGCCGTGATCCGCCGCGGCGTGGTGGAGATCGTGCCGGAGGAGGAACTGCGGCATAAGCTGGAGCGGTTTGTCGTGACCGGAAAGCCGCTCAAGATCAAACTGGGGCTGGATCCTTCCGCACCGGACATTCACGTCGGACATACCGTGGTACTGCAAAAGCTCAAGCAGTTCCAGGAACTGGGGCACACGATTCAGCTGCTGATCGGCGACTTTACCGGCAGAATCGGCGATCCGACCGGCAAATCGGAGACGCGCAAGCAGCTGACGGAAGAACAGGTGAAAGAAAACGCGAAGAGCTACCTCGAGCAGTTTGGCAAAGTGCTCGATACCGACAAGGTGGAGGTTCACTACAACTCCAGCTGGCTGGCGCCGTTGAACTTCGCCGATATCATCCAGTTGGCGGCCAAGTCGACCGTCGCCCGGATGTTGGAGCGGGACGACTTTGCGAAGCGTTACGCCAGCGGGCAGCCGATTTCGCTGCATGAGTTTTTCTATCCGCTGATGCAGGGATACGATTCCGTAGCCCTTGGCTGCGATGTGGAGCTGGGCGGCACCGATCAAAAGTTTAACCTGCTGATGGGACGTCAGCTGCAGAAGGAGTACGGCCAGGAGCAGCAGGTGATTATCACCATGCCGCTGCTGGAGGGGCTCGACGGGGTACAGAAGATGTCGAAAAGTCTCGGCAACTACATCGGGGTCAACGAACCGCCCCAGGAAATTTACGGCAAAACGATGTCTGTGCCGGACGAGCTGATGCTCAAGTATTACGAACTGGTGACCGATCTGCCGCAAGCAGAACTGGAGCGGCTGAAACAGGGACTGGCCGACGGATCGCTGCATCCCCGCGATGCCAAGATGAAGCTGGCCAGAACGCTGGTTCGCCTCTTCCACGGCGAGCAGGCGGCGGAGGAAGCGGAACACCACTTCCGGACCGTCTTCCAGCAGCGCGCGCTGCCCGAGGATATCCCGGAGGTGACGCTCCGCGTGGCAGACTATCCGGAGGGGGAAGCGCTGGTCGTCAACCTGCTGCACGATCTTCAGCTGGTGGCGAGCAAGGGAGAAGCGCGCCGGATGATCCAGCAGGGAGCAGTCAAGCTGAATCAGGAAAAGGTCGACGACATCAACCAGGCGATCCGGCTTCAGGACGGCTTGATCGTCCAGGTCGGAAAGCGCAAGTTCGCGAAAATCAAGCTTGGCTGA
- the rpsD gene encoding 30S ribosomal protein S4: protein MSRYTGPRYKLARRLGISLDGTGKDIKRNYPPGQHGHTRRKLSEYGIQLQEKQKLRHMYGVSEKQFRRTFEQAAKLPGVHGENFMKLLESRLDNVVYRMGLAPTRPAARQLVTHGHFLVNGKKVNIPSYRVQPGDVISVREKSRNLAIIKDALEARTYLPNYITFNDSAMEGTFTRLPEREEMPAEINEKLIVEFYSR from the coding sequence ATGTCACGTTACACAGGACCACGCTACAAATTGGCGCGTCGTTTGGGGATTTCTCTGGACGGAACGGGCAAAGACATCAAGCGCAACTATCCGCCGGGCCAACACGGCCACACTCGCCGGAAACTGAGCGAATACGGCATTCAGCTGCAAGAAAAGCAAAAACTGCGCCACATGTATGGCGTCAGTGAAAAGCAGTTTCGCCGTACGTTCGAGCAGGCTGCCAAATTGCCGGGGGTACACGGCGAAAACTTCATGAAACTGCTGGAGTCCCGCCTGGACAATGTGGTGTACCGGATGGGCTTGGCCCCGACTCGTCCGGCAGCCCGGCAACTGGTTACGCACGGTCACTTTCTGGTGAACGGCAAGAAGGTCAACATCCCTTCCTACCGCGTCCAACCGGGCGATGTGATCAGTGTTCGCGAAAAATCCCGCAACCTGGCCATCATCAAGGACGCTCTGGAAGCGCGCACCTACCTGCCCAACTACATCACCTTCAACGACAGCGCCATGGAAGGCACCTTTACGCGCCTGCCCGAGCGTGAAGAAATGCCTGCCGAGATCAACGAAAAGCTGATCGTCGAGTTCTACAGCCGTTAA